One genomic window of Pocillopora verrucosa isolate sample1 chromosome 8, ASM3666991v2, whole genome shotgun sequence includes the following:
- the LOC131769807 gene encoding BTB/POZ domain-containing protein 6-like — translation MAAEDNWQTKLPTLVERTAFIFNSKILSDVKFVVPVSTDESESKKVIPAHKFVLAISSPVFFAMFYGRIAETKDSIELPDCEYESLLELFRFLYTDQVNLSGSNVMQVLYLANKYLVPSLVKKCKGYLQGNLIASNVFCVLPHAQKFEDKDLEDRCWKVIEEQTEEAMTSDEFVAVERSVVESVVKREVLNVTEVELFKAVDRWATKECERQGMTSHGETKRRILGEEIVKGIRFPLMEEKDFASVVFDSRILNYEELGNMIKYYNGISTTPLPFLQASRIDSTIHRCFRFETFNSPVERWEYSGKTDCIILTVKKPVKLYGVQHFGSKSGEYTVTTDIVDPVDNTSLVSRTRNYTSKKSDTHAYYGFDVLFDRPVILKADKEYKVKSLIKGPNSWYSEDGQTSVECQGVQFTFSSTGDSSNGTNKSRGQFPGILFSVSK, via the coding sequence ATGGCTGCTGAAGATAATTGGCAGACGAAACTTCCAACTCTTGTCGAAAGAACTGCCTTCATTTTCAACAGCAAGATATTGAGCGATGTGAAGTTTGTCGTTCCTGTTTCGACtgatgaaagtgaaagtaaGAAGGTGATCCCAGCTCACAAGTTTGTGCTCGCAATCAGTAGTCCTGTGTTCTTTGCCATGTTCTATGGTCGAATAGCGGAGACTAAAGACTCTATTGAACTGCCTGACTGTGAGTACGAGAGTCTGTTGGAGTTATTTCGTTTCTTGTACACCGACCAAGTGAATTTAAGCGGAAGTAATGTGATGCAAGTGCTGTACTTGGCGAACAAATATCTGGTGCCCTCGCTTGTCAAGAAATGCAAAGGATATCTTCAAGGCAACCTGATAGCGTCGAACGTGTTTTGTGTTCTGCCACACGCACAgaaatttgaagataaagacTTAGAAGATCGATGCTGGAAAGTGATTGAGGAGCAGACCGAAGAAGCGATGACGTCAGATGAATTTGTTGCAGTTGAGCGATCTGTTGTCGAATCTGTTGTGAAGAGAGAAGTGTTGAATGTGACGGAAGTGGAACTGTTCAAAGCTGTTGATCGTTGGGCCACAAAAGAATGTGAAAGGCAAGGGATGACTTCCCATGGAGAGACAAAGAGACGAATTCTTGGAGAAGAAATTGTGAAAGGAATACGCTTTCCGTTGATGGAAGAGAAAGATTTTGCATCTGTTGTATTTGATTCGCGAATCTTAAATTACGAAGAGCTTGGAAATATGATAAAATACTACAACGGTATTTCAACTACTCCTTTGCCGTTCTTACAAGCCAGTAGAATTGATTCCACTATACACCGATGCTTCAGGTTTGAAACGTTTAATTCCCCAGTGGAACGCTGGGAGTACAGTGGAAAAACTGACTGTATCATTCTCACCGTCAAGAAGCCTGTTAAACTTTACGGAGTTCAGCATTTTGGCTCCAAAAGCGGCGAGTATACGGTTACAACAGACATTGTTGATCCCGTGGACAACACTTCGCTTGTGAGTCGAACGAGAAATTATACTTCAAAAAAAAGCGATACCCATGCTTATTACGGCTTTGATGTGTTGTTCGATCGTCCTGTTATATTGAAGGCAGATAAAGAATACAAAGTAAAGTCGCTCATCAAGGGCCCTAACTCTTGGTACAGCGAAGACGGGCAAACATCAGTGGAGTGCCAGGGAGTGCAATTTACATTTAGTAGCACGGGGGATAGTTCTAATGGGACCAATAAAAGCAGAGGACAGTTTCCtggaattttgttttcagtatcCAAGTAG